The following are encoded in a window of Puniceicoccales bacterium genomic DNA:
- a CDS encoding ComF family protein: protein MNLSLGLNIIVDLLFPRYCCSCGRLLRASEFRYLCDYCVSQICRITEPLCLSCGAPFHGYIADDGRICAKCRVNPPKFNRAISMWVFDGVARKIIHELKYKSGEYMLLDIERMVSQNKSFIELISSSVLVPVPIHWRRLFYRGYNQSELIAKMLCKITKNSTVRNLLIKKKHNRSQTELSSDNRVRNVAGSFALCKKIDLPKHVKIVIVDDVMTTGATVNECVKQFNEEGYYNLFVATLARD from the coding sequence ATGAACCTGTCGCTGGGACTTAATATCATTGTTGATTTACTGTTTCCGCGCTATTGTTGTTCCTGTGGTAGACTGCTTAGGGCCAGCGAGTTTCGCTACCTGTGCGACTACTGTGTTTCGCAAATATGCCGCATAACCGAACCGCTATGTCTATCCTGTGGAGCTCCTTTTCACGGTTATATCGCCGATGATGGTAGGATTTGTGCCAAATGTAGGGTTAATCCTCCGAAGTTCAACAGGGCCATATCCATGTGGGTGTTCGATGGCGTTGCCCGGAAGATTATCCATGAGCTGAAGTATAAATCCGGAGAATATATGCTGCTGGACATTGAACGTATGGTTTCTCAAAACAAATCATTTATAGAACTAATTTCTTCCTCTGTTCTTGTGCCCGTGCCAATCCATTGGCGGAGACTTTTTTACCGTGGCTATAACCAAAGTGAATTGATAGCGAAGATGTTATGTAAAATTACCAAAAATTCGACGGTGAGGAATTTGTTGATCAAAAAAAAGCATAATCGGTCCCAGACGGAGCTGTCGTCGGACAATAGGGTGAGAAATGTGGCCGGGTCTTTTGCCCTGTGCAAGAAAATCGATTTGCCAAAGCATGTCAAAATTGTTATTGTAGATGATGTTATGACCACCGGCGCGACGGTAAACGAGTGCGTGAAACAATTCAATGAAGAGGGCTATTATAACCTGTTTGTGGCGACACTTGCCCGGGATTGA
- a CDS encoding DNA topoisomerase 3, with product MKKLVIAEKPSVARDIVNVLGEFKKHDDFYENNEYVVSSAVGHLVELFMPEDIDASLKKWSLDTLPILPEKFEKKPIEQTKKKFNELKKLMARKDIDVIINACDAGREGELIFTYIYELAGCKKIIKRLWLSSMTTESIRDGFLHLRDEEEMKNLQYAAKCRSEADWLIGINGTRAVTTKMFRSRIGNVATVGRVQTPTLSMICNREREIINFIPRDYWRIVGNFGITNGSYTGTFNKPKINKNDCQDRIDRLWSEEEATQIIDEVNAVKVAVVSEKKKRTKQNAPRLYDLTTLQREANTRYGMPAGMILNIAQSLYEKHKCITYPRTDSNALPEDYSQTCIQVLESVSQEFKEFADTVLKNNWVDPTNKKIFNNKQISDHFAIIPTVKQPISLSDEESKIYAMIALRFIAIFFPAAEFNVTTRVSKVGELEFLTEGKVLAEPGWLAVYGRSATGPDAETIPALAEQDGNPAKANVLEVNAVKEATKPPARYTEATLLAMMEGAGKMVDDEELAEAMKERGLGTPATRAQIIDHLISLKYIERNKRDLMPTPKAEDLFTFLDAFNINVLSSPTMTGEWEYKLRQMEQGNLDRESFINGIITLTKDIVEKIKLFEEADKIIRLSTLISPSDNLPMQETLKDFRSQDGKIVLLKTLSSRRMAISEFEELLRNKRVGPLEGFRSKLGKLYSASLIIDDSGKVNFSFEKNLEHMDDPTITVERLRSYEGIGKCQCENCDGTVYDYENAYICENFIKKDKASRCMFRIGKYVLGKELTREQAAKLLANGKTDVIEGFRSKKTGRLFSAALIFKEGKLGFEFQPKESRKK from the coding sequence ATGAAGAAATTGGTTATAGCTGAAAAACCCAGTGTTGCTCGGGACATCGTAAATGTTCTCGGAGAATTTAAAAAACACGATGATTTTTATGAAAATAATGAGTATGTTGTTAGTTCTGCCGTCGGCCACCTGGTTGAACTTTTCATGCCAGAGGATATCGATGCAAGCCTAAAAAAGTGGTCCCTCGACACTCTGCCAATTCTACCGGAAAAATTTGAAAAAAAACCCATAGAACAGACCAAAAAAAAATTTAACGAGCTCAAGAAGCTCATGGCACGCAAGGACATAGATGTAATAATAAATGCCTGTGATGCCGGCCGTGAGGGCGAGCTCATTTTTACCTATATATACGAATTAGCCGGCTGTAAAAAAATAATAAAACGGCTGTGGCTATCGTCGATGACCACAGAATCAATACGAGATGGCTTCCTGCATCTACGCGATGAAGAAGAAATGAAGAATTTGCAGTATGCCGCCAAATGTCGGTCAGAAGCTGACTGGCTAATTGGCATAAATGGAACAAGGGCCGTGACAACAAAGATGTTTCGCTCAAGAATCGGCAATGTGGCAACCGTAGGGCGAGTTCAAACCCCGACCCTATCCATGATTTGCAACAGGGAACGAGAGATAATCAATTTTATACCAAGGGATTACTGGCGAATCGTCGGAAACTTCGGCATCACAAACGGCTCATATACTGGCACATTCAATAAACCAAAGATCAACAAAAATGATTGCCAGGACCGGATTGACCGATTGTGGTCCGAGGAGGAAGCAACTCAAATAATCGATGAAGTCAATGCGGTCAAAGTTGCCGTGGTATCTGAAAAAAAGAAACGAACAAAACAAAACGCTCCACGGCTCTATGATTTGACCACATTGCAGCGAGAGGCAAATACTCGCTATGGAATGCCGGCCGGCATGATATTAAATATTGCCCAATCACTCTACGAAAAACACAAATGTATCACCTATCCTCGGACTGATTCGAACGCACTGCCTGAAGACTACAGCCAAACCTGTATCCAGGTATTGGAGTCCGTCAGCCAGGAATTTAAAGAATTCGCAGACACGGTCTTGAAAAACAACTGGGTAGACCCGACCAACAAAAAAATATTTAACAACAAACAGATCAGCGACCATTTTGCGATAATACCCACGGTCAAACAGCCCATATCGCTATCCGATGAAGAATCAAAAATTTATGCCATGATAGCGCTGAGATTCATCGCGATTTTCTTTCCGGCAGCCGAATTTAACGTGACAACCAGGGTATCAAAAGTTGGAGAACTGGAATTCTTGACCGAAGGTAAGGTCTTGGCAGAACCTGGCTGGCTGGCCGTATACGGAAGGTCAGCGACCGGTCCGGATGCCGAAACAATACCAGCTTTGGCAGAACAAGATGGAAATCCTGCCAAGGCAAATGTACTGGAAGTAAATGCGGTCAAAGAAGCAACAAAACCACCGGCAAGATACACCGAGGCAACGCTTCTGGCGATGATGGAAGGTGCTGGTAAAATGGTTGACGATGAAGAACTTGCAGAGGCTATGAAGGAACGTGGCCTAGGTACTCCTGCCACCCGGGCCCAGATAATAGATCACCTGATTTCCCTGAAATACATCGAAAGAAACAAACGAGACCTGATGCCTACACCCAAAGCTGAAGACCTGTTTACATTCTTAGACGCCTTCAACATCAACGTCTTATCAAGCCCTACCATGACCGGAGAATGGGAATACAAACTGCGCCAGATGGAACAGGGCAACCTCGATAGAGAATCATTTATCAACGGCATTATCACATTGACAAAAGATATCGTAGAAAAGATAAAACTTTTTGAAGAAGCCGACAAAATTATAAGGCTATCGACGCTGATATCACCCAGCGACAACCTTCCAATGCAGGAAACATTGAAGGACTTTCGGTCACAAGATGGCAAGATAGTGTTGCTTAAAACTCTTTCCAGCAGGAGGATGGCAATCTCTGAATTTGAAGAACTACTACGCAATAAAAGGGTTGGTCCATTGGAAGGGTTCCGATCCAAACTTGGTAAATTATACTCGGCATCACTGATCATCGACGATAGCGGCAAGGTCAATTTTTCATTTGAAAAAAACCTGGAACACATGGACGATCCCACGATCACCGTCGAAAGACTGCGCAGCTACGAGGGAATAGGAAAATGCCAGTGCGAAAATTGTGACGGCACAGTCTACGACTATGAAAACGCCTACATATGCGAAAATTTCATAAAAAAAGACAAAGCCTCCAGATGCATGTTTAGAATCGGTAAGTATGTGCTAGGGAAAGAGTTAACTCGCGAGCAGGCGGCTAAACTTCTAGCCAATGGCAAAACAGACGTGATAGAGGGCTTTCGATCAAAAAAAACCGGCCGACTTTTCTCGGCGGCTTTGATTTTCAAAGAAGGCAAACTAGGCTTCGAGTTTCAGCCCAAGGAAAGCCGCAAGAAGTAA
- a CDS encoding DUF2062 domain-containing protein translates to MSNGDEIFKKNRHKRIRWIKKIFKYMPRKATIHKYPVIGRFANSARKRSYLWSFRVTEAVPALYAGWVLTMLPVMGGQIIIACILSLLFRANIMILVALQFVSTPFTVPFLWWLDYKVGYFVTNIFGTEHLKSIEQSYDNLGLSINSMGDIINGGERVFRCFSTISLGGIICGYIAGWVSSCIYEYYANKFSTNSKHCEKLVKNNNLN, encoded by the coding sequence ATGTCAAATGGCGACGAAATTTTCAAAAAAAATAGACATAAACGAATTCGATGGATCAAAAAAATATTTAAATACATGCCACGAAAGGCAACCATACATAAATATCCAGTCATCGGAAGGTTCGCCAATTCGGCCAGAAAACGTTCCTACCTATGGTCATTTCGAGTCACTGAAGCCGTACCGGCATTATATGCTGGCTGGGTATTGACCATGCTTCCGGTGATGGGCGGTCAAATCATCATAGCCTGTATACTTTCGCTGTTGTTTCGGGCCAACATCATGATCCTTGTAGCATTGCAATTCGTTTCCACACCATTCACCGTACCATTCCTATGGTGGCTGGATTACAAGGTCGGTTACTTTGTTACAAATATATTTGGTACTGAACACCTTAAGTCTATCGAACAGAGCTATGACAACCTTGGCCTATCGATCAATAGCATGGGCGATATTATAAACGGAGGAGAACGGGTTTTCCGATGTTTTTCGACCATATCCCTTGGTGGCATAATATGCGGATATATCGCCGGCTGGGTTTCCAGCTGCATATATGAATACTATGCTAACAAATTTTCCACAAATAGTAAACATTGCGAAAAATTGGTAAAAAACAATAACTTAAATTGA